One part of the Symphalangus syndactylus isolate Jambi chromosome 1, NHGRI_mSymSyn1-v2.1_pri, whole genome shotgun sequence genome encodes these proteins:
- the ZFPL1 gene encoding zinc finger protein-like 1: MGLCKCPKRKVTNLFCFEHRVNVCEHCLVANHAKCIVQSYLQWLQDSDYNPNCRLCNIPLASRETTRLVCYDLFHWACLNERAAQLPRNTAPAGYQCPSCNGPIFPPTNLAGPVASALREKLATVNWARAGLGLPLIDEVVSPEPEPLNTSDFSDWSSFNASSTPGPEEVDSASAAPAFYSQAPRPPASPGRPEQHTVIHMGNPEPLTHAPRKVYDTRDDDRTPGLHGDCDDDKYRRRPALGWLAQLLRSRAGSRKRPLTLLQRAGLLLLLGLLGFLALLALMSRLGRAAADSDPNLDPLMNPHIRVGPS, translated from the exons ATGGGGCTTTGTAAGTGCCCCAAGAGAAAGGTGACCAACCTGTTCTGCTTCGAACATCGGGTCAACGTCTGCGAGCACTGCCTGGTAGCCAATCACGCCAAG TGCATCGTCCAGTCCTACCTGCAATGGCTCCAAGATAGCGACTACAACCCCAATTGCCGCCTGTGCAACATACCCCTGGCCAGCCGAGAGACGACCCGCCTTGTCTGCTATG ATCTCTTTCACTGGGCCTGCCTCAATGAACGTGCTGCCCAGCTACCCCGAAACACGGCACCTGCCGGCTACCAGTGCCCCAGCTGCAATGGCCCCATCTTCCCCCCAACTAACCTGGCTGGCCCCGTGGCCTCTGCACTGAGAGAGAAGCTGGCCACAGTCAACTGGGCCCGGGCAGGACTGGGCCTCCCTCTG ATCGATGAGGTGGTGAGCCCAGAGCCCGAGCCCCTCAACACGTCTGACTTCTCTGACTGGTCTAGCTTTAATG CCAGCAGTACCCCTGGACCAGAGGAGGTAGACAGCGCCTCTGCTGCCCCAGCCTTCTACAGCCAGGCCCCCCGGCCCCCGGCTTCCCCAGGCCGGCCCGAGCAGCACACAGTGATCCACATGGGCAATCCTGAGCCCCTGACTCACG CCCCTAGGAAGGTGTATGATACGCGGGATGATGACCGGACACCAGGCCTCCATGGAGACTGTGACGATGACAAGTACCGACGTCGGCCTGCCCTGGGTTGGCTGGCCCAGCTGCTAAG GAGCCGGGCCGGGTCTCGGAAGCGGCCGCTGACCCTGCTCCAGCGGGCGGGGCTGCTGCTACTCTTGGGACTGCTGGGCTTCCTGGCCCTCCTTGCCCTCATGTCTCGCCTAGGCCGGGCCGCAGCTGACAGCGATCCCAACCTGGACCCACTCATGAACCCTCACATCCGCGTGGGCCCCTCCTGA
- the TMEM262 gene encoding cation channel sperm-associated auxiliary subunit TMEM262 isoform X1, with protein MRLRDRIAMFFFPKGMMLTTAALMLFFLHLGIFISDVHNFCITCHYDHMSFHYTVVLMFSQVISICWAAMGSLYAEMAENKYIRCSAMTILMLNGAMFFNRLSLEFLAIEYREEHH; from the exons ATGCGGCTGCGAGACCGCATCGCCATGTTCTTCTTCCCAAAAGGCATGATGCTCACCACGGCTGCGCTGATGCTCTTCTTCTTACACCTGGGCATCTTCATCAGCGACGTGCACAACTTCTGCATCACCTGCCACTATGACCACATGAGCTTTCACTACACGGTCGTCCTGATG TTCTCCCAGGTGATCAGCATCTGCTGGGCCGCCATGGGGTCACTCTACGCTGAGATGGCAGAAAACAAGTACATCCGCTGCTCTGCCATGACCATCCTGA TGCTCAACGGAGCCATGTTCTTCAACCGCCTGTCCTTGGAGTTTCTGGCCATCGAGTACCGGGAGGAGCACcactga
- the TMEM262 gene encoding cation channel sperm-associated auxiliary subunit TMEM262 isoform X2, producing the protein MRLRDRIAMFFFPKGMMLTTAALMLFFLHLGIFISDVHNFCITCHYDHMSFHYTVVLMFSQVISICWAAMGSLYAEMAENNAQRSHVLQPPVLGVSGHRVPGGAPLRPGELEQG; encoded by the exons ATGCGGCTGCGAGACCGCATCGCCATGTTCTTCTTCCCAAAAGGCATGATGCTCACCACGGCTGCGCTGATGCTCTTCTTCTTACACCTGGGCATCTTCATCAGCGACGTGCACAACTTCTGCATCACCTGCCACTATGACCACATGAGCTTTCACTACACGGTCGTCCTGATG TTCTCCCAGGTGATCAGCATCTGCTGGGCCGCCATGGGGTCACTCTACGCTGAGATGGCAGAAAACAA TGCTCAACGGAGCCATGTTCTTCAACCGCCTGTCCTTGGAGTTTCTGGCCATCGAGTACCGGGAGGAGCACcactgaggcctggggagttGGAACAGggctga
- the LOC129466552 gene encoding sororin isoform X1 — protein sequence MSGRRTRSGGAAQSSGPRAPSPTKPLRRSQRKSGSELPSILPEIWPKTPSAAAIRKPVVLKRIVAHAVEVPAVQSPRRSPRISFFLEKENEPPGRELTKEDLFKTHSVPATPTSTPVPNPEAESSSKEGELDARDLEMSKKVRRSYSRLETLGSASTSTPGRRSCFGFEGLLGAEELSGVSPVVSSKFTEVPRVCAKPWAPDMTLPGISPPPEKQKRKKKKMPEILVSERQGFFSAMCSGRRAGLGLWLFWGIGSTCRVW from the exons ATGTCTGGCAGGCGAACGCGGTCCGGAGGAGCCGCTCAGAGCTCCG ggCCAAGGGCCCCATCTCCTACTAAGCCTCTGCGGAGGTCCCAGCGGAAATCAGGCTCTGAACTCCCGAGCATCCTCCCTGAAATCTGGCCGAAG ACACCCAGTGCAGCTGCAATCAGAAAGCCCGTCGTCTTAAAGAGGATCGTGGCCCATGCTGTAGAG GTCCCAGCTGTCCAATCACCTCGCAGGAGCCCTAGG atttcctttttcttggaGAAAGAAAACGAGCCCCCTGGCAGGGAGCTTACTAAGGAGGACCTTTTCAAGACACACAGCgtccctgccacccccaccagCACTCCTGTGCCAAACCCTGAGGCCGAGTCCAGCTCCAAGGAAGGAGAGCTGGACGCCAGAGACTTGGAAATGTCTAAGAAAGTCAGGCGTTCCTACAGCCGGCTGGAGACCCTGGGCTCTGCTTCTACCTCCACCCCAGGCCGCCGGTCCTGCTTTGGCTTCGAGGGGCTGCTGGGGGCAGAAGAATTGTCCGGAGTCTCGCCAGTGGTGTCCTCCAAATTCACTGAGGTCCCCAGGGTCTGTGCAAAGCCCTGGGCCCCAGACATGACTCTCCCTGGAATCTCCCCACCACCCGAGAAACAGAAACGTAAGAAGAAGAAGATGCCAGAGATCTTGGTGAGTGAGAGGCAGGGGTTTTTCTCTGCCATGTGCTCCGGGAGACGTGCAGGGCTGGGGCTCTGGCTCTTTTGGGGGATAGGCAGCACCTGCAGGGTGTGGTGA
- the LOC129466552 gene encoding sororin isoform X2 — protein MSGRRTRSGGAAQSSGPRAPSPTKPLRRSQRKSGSELPSILPEIWPKTPSAAAIRKPVVLKRIVAHAVEVPAVQSPRRSPRISFFLEKENEPPGRELTKEDLFKTHSVPATPTSTPVPNPEAESSSKEGELDARDLEMSKKVRRSYSRLETLGSASTSTPGRRSCFGFEGLLGAEELSGVSPVVSSKFTEVPRVCAKPWAPDMTLPGISPPPEKQKRKKKKMPEILKTELDEWAAAMNAEFEAAEQFDLLVE, from the exons ATGTCTGGCAGGCGAACGCGGTCCGGAGGAGCCGCTCAGAGCTCCG ggCCAAGGGCCCCATCTCCTACTAAGCCTCTGCGGAGGTCCCAGCGGAAATCAGGCTCTGAACTCCCGAGCATCCTCCCTGAAATCTGGCCGAAG ACACCCAGTGCAGCTGCAATCAGAAAGCCCGTCGTCTTAAAGAGGATCGTGGCCCATGCTGTAGAG GTCCCAGCTGTCCAATCACCTCGCAGGAGCCCTAGG atttcctttttcttggaGAAAGAAAACGAGCCCCCTGGCAGGGAGCTTACTAAGGAGGACCTTTTCAAGACACACAGCgtccctgccacccccaccagCACTCCTGTGCCAAACCCTGAGGCCGAGTCCAGCTCCAAGGAAGGAGAGCTGGACGCCAGAGACTTGGAAATGTCTAAGAAAGTCAGGCGTTCCTACAGCCGGCTGGAGACCCTGGGCTCTGCTTCTACCTCCACCCCAGGCCGCCGGTCCTGCTTTGGCTTCGAGGGGCTGCTGGGGGCAGAAGAATTGTCCGGAGTCTCGCCAGTGGTGTCCTCCAAATTCACTGAGGTCCCCAGGGTCTGTGCAAAGCCCTGGGCCCCAGACATGACTCTCCCTGGAATCTCCCCACCACCCGAGAAACAGAAACGTAAGAAGAAGAAGATGCCAGAGATCTTG AAAACGGAGCTGGATGAGTGGGCTGCAGCCATGAATGCCGAGTTTGAAGCTGCTGAGCAGTTTGATCTCCTGGTTGAATGA